From one Cygnus olor isolate bCygOlo1 chromosome 26, bCygOlo1.pri.v2, whole genome shotgun sequence genomic stretch:
- the CREB3L3 gene encoding cyclic AMP-responsive element-binding protein 3-like protein 3 isoform X2 translates to MLIRSSEKKKGKLSPKWVKVHGQLRSLDFAHGPLLPCSAEEDKNIWLMSYGAQWAFPRAALPSHTAGPNQHPGDFAILAAISVPLEFKLCHSGQGEEEEVAGLGVRPAAVCRGGSEAGTDPLVLGSHAAMASTVGSLDSLDLLDLLFDRQDGILRGVELGTSPGTWHEDGHARDGDDFLSSILGSGDSASDSPSWSPAASDSGVSEDPSSDHLDSPPGCCDGVLGEAPYPYANPCQVLPLPGGTGAPRPEVSIDLDMWHPGFFMEEGRDLPVVSAPASCTLTVKDLLLSGSSDAQPQVPSSLLRQSQGQFQELVLTEDEKKLLAKEGVSLPTQLPLTKYEERVLKKIRRKIRNKQSAQESRKKKKEYIDGLESRMSACTAQNQELQRKVLHLEKQNSSLLEQLKKLQALVVQSSNKAAQTGTCIAVLLLSFALIVFPSISPFAPSKAEADGDFGPVRVFSRSLHNAAASRVAYAQPRARDEKPPEPLWSEHAGESLETLHEAFSGRSFSPRPDEASPRNSSQPLASDSLSHGDRERDGATSGDGSTSGGGSTSGDGLASLAWTKGDHSSRPAVLEPAEEL, encoded by the exons ATGCTGATACGTtcgtctgaaaaaaaaaaagggaaattgtCCCCGAAATGGGTGAAAGTTCATGGGCAGCTGCGGAGCCTGGACTTCGCCCACgggcccctcctgccctgctcggCGGAGGAGGACAAAAACATTTGGCTAATGAGTTACGGGGCGCAGTGGGCCTTCCCCCGGGCTGCCCTGCCGTCGCACACCGCCGGCCCCAATCAGCACCCGGGCGATTTTGCAATCCTGGCCGCTATTTCTGTGCCGTTGGAGTTTAAACTTTGCCACTCGGGTcagggcgaggaggaggaggtggctggaCTCGGCGTCCGCCCCGCTGCCGTGTGCCGAGGGGGTTCAGAAGCCGGGACGGATCCGCTGGTTTTGGGATCTCACGCAG CCATGGCCTCCACTGTGGGTAGCCTCGACAGCCTCGACCTGCTGGACCTCCTCTTCGACCGCCAGGACGGGATCCTCCGTGGCGTGGAGCTGGGGACATCCCCGGGCACCTGGCACGAGGATGGG CACGCTCGGGACGGCGACGACTTCCTCAGCTCCATCCTGGGCTCTGGGGACTCAGCATCCGACTCTCCCAGCTGGTCCCCAGCTGCCAGCGACAGCGGAGTCTCCGAGGACCCCTCCTCTGACCACCTCGACAGCCCCCCGGGGTGCTGCGACGGGGTGCTCGGCGAGGCCCCGTACCCCTACGCCAACCCCTGCCAGGTGCTGCCGCTCCCCGGGGGCACTGGGGCCCCGCGCCCCGAGGTCTCCATTGACCTGG ACATGTGGCACCCCGGCTTCTTCATGGAGGAGGGCCGGGACCTGCCCGTGGTCTCCGCACCCGCGTCCTGCACCCTCACCGTCAAGGACCTGCTGCTCTCAGGCAGCTCTGACGCT CAGCCGCAggtgcccagctccctgctgaggcAGAGCCAGGGCCAGTTCCAGGAGCTGGTGCTGACGGAGGACGAGAAGAAGCTGCTGGCGAAGGAgggggtgtccctgcccacgcAGCTGCCCCTCACCAAG tACGAGGAGCGGGTGCTGAAGAAGATCCGTCGGAAGATCAGGAACAAGCAGTCAGCGCAGGAGAGCCGCAAGAAGAAGAAGGAGTACATCGACGGGCTGGAGAGCCG GATGTCAGCGTGCACAGCCCAGaaccaggagctgcagaggaaagtcctgcacctggagaaGCAGAACTC ctccctcctggagcagctgaagaaactCCAGGCCCTCGTGGTGCAGTCGAGCAACAAGGCAGCACAGACGGGGACCTGCATCGCG gtcctgctgctctccttcgCGCTCATCGTCTTCCCCTCCATCAGCCCGTTCGCCCCGAGCAAGGCCGAGGCAGACGGGGACTTCGGACCGGTGCGAG TTTTCTCCAGGTCCCTGCACAACGCCGCTGCCTCCCGCGTGGCTTACGCGCAGCCCCGAGCCAGGGACGAGAAGCCCCCGGAGCCGCTGTGGTCGGAGCACGCAGGCGAAAGCCTCGAGACGCTGCACGAAGCTTTCAGCGGCCGCTCCTTCTCTCCGCGCCCGGATGAGGCTTCGCCCCGCAACAGCAGCCAGCCGCTCGCCTCCGACAGCCTGAGCCACGGGGACAGGGAGCGAGACGGAGCCACGTCGGGGGATGGCAGCACGTCGGGGGGTGGCAGCACGTCGGGGGACGGCCTGGCATCGCTCGCGTGGACCAAGGGCGACCACAGCAGCCGGCCCGCGGTGCTGGAGCCGGCCGAGGAGCTTTAA
- the CREB3L3 gene encoding cyclic AMP-responsive element-binding protein 3-like protein 3 isoform X1 — protein MLIRSSEKKKGKLSPKWVKVHGQLRSLDFAHGPLLPCSAEEDKNIWLMSYGAQWAFPRAALPSHTAGPNQHPGDFAILAAISVPLEFKLCHSGQGEEEEVAGLGVRPAAVCRGGSEAGTDPLVLGSHAAMASTVGSLDSLDLLDLLFDRQDGILRGVELGTSPGTWHEDGHARDGDDFLSSILGSGDSASDSPSWSPAASDSGVSEDPSSDHLDSPPGCCDGVLGEAPYPYANPCQVLPLPGGTGAPRPEVSIDLDMWHPGFFMEEGRDLPVVSAPASCTLTVKDLLLSGSSDAVSPHHRVPVAPCPQPCPSPHAIPCPFHHPSLPLSLSPPLDRGPRPFLLIPATSRTATPFLCPSLLPPPPHICPLSRTMFLFLSLPGCHPHPGSAVPTRGPPGQARGEPAARDFHLPAVPQQPQVPSSLLRQSQGQFQELVLTEDEKKLLAKEGVSLPTQLPLTKYEERVLKKIRRKIRNKQSAQESRKKKKEYIDGLESRMSACTAQNQELQRKVLHLEKQNSSLLEQLKKLQALVVQSSNKAAQTGTCIAVLLLSFALIVFPSISPFAPSKAEADGDFGPVRVFSRSLHNAAASRVAYAQPRARDEKPPEPLWSEHAGESLETLHEAFSGRSFSPRPDEASPRNSSQPLASDSLSHGDRERDGATSGDGSTSGGGSTSGDGLASLAWTKGDHSSRPAVLEPAEEL, from the exons ATGCTGATACGTtcgtctgaaaaaaaaaaagggaaattgtCCCCGAAATGGGTGAAAGTTCATGGGCAGCTGCGGAGCCTGGACTTCGCCCACgggcccctcctgccctgctcggCGGAGGAGGACAAAAACATTTGGCTAATGAGTTACGGGGCGCAGTGGGCCTTCCCCCGGGCTGCCCTGCCGTCGCACACCGCCGGCCCCAATCAGCACCCGGGCGATTTTGCAATCCTGGCCGCTATTTCTGTGCCGTTGGAGTTTAAACTTTGCCACTCGGGTcagggcgaggaggaggaggtggctggaCTCGGCGTCCGCCCCGCTGCCGTGTGCCGAGGGGGTTCAGAAGCCGGGACGGATCCGCTGGTTTTGGGATCTCACGCAG CCATGGCCTCCACTGTGGGTAGCCTCGACAGCCTCGACCTGCTGGACCTCCTCTTCGACCGCCAGGACGGGATCCTCCGTGGCGTGGAGCTGGGGACATCCCCGGGCACCTGGCACGAGGATGGG CACGCTCGGGACGGCGACGACTTCCTCAGCTCCATCCTGGGCTCTGGGGACTCAGCATCCGACTCTCCCAGCTGGTCCCCAGCTGCCAGCGACAGCGGAGTCTCCGAGGACCCCTCCTCTGACCACCTCGACAGCCCCCCGGGGTGCTGCGACGGGGTGCTCGGCGAGGCCCCGTACCCCTACGCCAACCCCTGCCAGGTGCTGCCGCTCCCCGGGGGCACTGGGGCCCCGCGCCCCGAGGTCTCCATTGACCTGG ACATGTGGCACCCCGGCTTCTTCATGGAGGAGGGCCGGGACCTGCCCGTGGTCTCCGCACCCGCGTCCTGCACCCTCACCGTCAAGGACCTGCTGCTCTCAGGCAGCTCTGACGCTGTGAGTCCCCATCACCGTGTCCCCGTCGCTccttgtccccagccctgtccctccCCGCATGCCATCCCCTGTCCCTTTCACCATCCTTCCCTGCCCCTGTCCTTGTCCCCTCCCTTGGACCGTGGTCCCCGTCCTTTCCTCCTTATCCCTGCTACCTCCAGGACCGCCACCCCATTCCTGTGCCcatcccttcttcccccccccccccacattTGTCCCCTTTCCCGCACCATGTTCCTATTCCTGTCCCTTCCTGGGTGCCACCCTCACCCTGGAAGCGCGGTGCCCACCCGTGGCCCCCCGGGGCAGGCACGGGGCGAGCCTGCAGCCCGGGATTTTCACCTGCCCGCGGTCCCGCAGCAGCCGCAggtgcccagctccctgctgaggcAGAGCCAGGGCCAGTTCCAGGAGCTGGTGCTGACGGAGGACGAGAAGAAGCTGCTGGCGAAGGAgggggtgtccctgcccacgcAGCTGCCCCTCACCAAG tACGAGGAGCGGGTGCTGAAGAAGATCCGTCGGAAGATCAGGAACAAGCAGTCAGCGCAGGAGAGCCGCAAGAAGAAGAAGGAGTACATCGACGGGCTGGAGAGCCG GATGTCAGCGTGCACAGCCCAGaaccaggagctgcagaggaaagtcctgcacctggagaaGCAGAACTC ctccctcctggagcagctgaagaaactCCAGGCCCTCGTGGTGCAGTCGAGCAACAAGGCAGCACAGACGGGGACCTGCATCGCG gtcctgctgctctccttcgCGCTCATCGTCTTCCCCTCCATCAGCCCGTTCGCCCCGAGCAAGGCCGAGGCAGACGGGGACTTCGGACCGGTGCGAG TTTTCTCCAGGTCCCTGCACAACGCCGCTGCCTCCCGCGTGGCTTACGCGCAGCCCCGAGCCAGGGACGAGAAGCCCCCGGAGCCGCTGTGGTCGGAGCACGCAGGCGAAAGCCTCGAGACGCTGCACGAAGCTTTCAGCGGCCGCTCCTTCTCTCCGCGCCCGGATGAGGCTTCGCCCCGCAACAGCAGCCAGCCGCTCGCCTCCGACAGCCTGAGCCACGGGGACAGGGAGCGAGACGGAGCCACGTCGGGGGATGGCAGCACGTCGGGGGGTGGCAGCACGTCGGGGGACGGCCTGGCATCGCTCGCGTGGACCAAGGGCGACCACAGCAGCCGGCCCGCGGTGCTGGAGCCGGCCGAGGAGCTTTAA
- the CREB3L3 gene encoding cyclic AMP-responsive element-binding protein 3-like protein 3 isoform X3 has translation MLIRSSEKKKGKLSPKWVKVHGQLRSLDFAHGPLLPCSAEEDKNIWLMSYGAQWAFPRAALPSHTAGPNQHPGDFAILAAISVPLEFKLCHSGQGEEEEVAGLGVRPAAVCRGGSEAGTDPLVLGSHAAMASTVGSLDSLDLLDLLFDRQDGILRGVELGTSPGTWHEDGHARDGDDFLSSILGSGDSASDSPSWSPAASDSGVSEDPSSDHLDSPPGCCDGVLGEAPYPYANPCQVLPLPGGTGAPRPEVSIDLDMWHPGFFMEEGRDLPVVSAPASCTLTVKDLLLSGSSDAPQVPSSLLRQSQGQFQELVLTEDEKKLLAKEGVSLPTQLPLTKYEERVLKKIRRKIRNKQSAQESRKKKKEYIDGLESRMSACTAQNQELQRKVLHLEKQNSSLLEQLKKLQALVVQSSNKAAQTGTCIAVLLLSFALIVFPSISPFAPSKAEADGDFGPVRVFSRSLHNAAASRVAYAQPRARDEKPPEPLWSEHAGESLETLHEAFSGRSFSPRPDEASPRNSSQPLASDSLSHGDRERDGATSGDGSTSGGGSTSGDGLASLAWTKGDHSSRPAVLEPAEEL, from the exons ATGCTGATACGTtcgtctgaaaaaaaaaaagggaaattgtCCCCGAAATGGGTGAAAGTTCATGGGCAGCTGCGGAGCCTGGACTTCGCCCACgggcccctcctgccctgctcggCGGAGGAGGACAAAAACATTTGGCTAATGAGTTACGGGGCGCAGTGGGCCTTCCCCCGGGCTGCCCTGCCGTCGCACACCGCCGGCCCCAATCAGCACCCGGGCGATTTTGCAATCCTGGCCGCTATTTCTGTGCCGTTGGAGTTTAAACTTTGCCACTCGGGTcagggcgaggaggaggaggtggctggaCTCGGCGTCCGCCCCGCTGCCGTGTGCCGAGGGGGTTCAGAAGCCGGGACGGATCCGCTGGTTTTGGGATCTCACGCAG CCATGGCCTCCACTGTGGGTAGCCTCGACAGCCTCGACCTGCTGGACCTCCTCTTCGACCGCCAGGACGGGATCCTCCGTGGCGTGGAGCTGGGGACATCCCCGGGCACCTGGCACGAGGATGGG CACGCTCGGGACGGCGACGACTTCCTCAGCTCCATCCTGGGCTCTGGGGACTCAGCATCCGACTCTCCCAGCTGGTCCCCAGCTGCCAGCGACAGCGGAGTCTCCGAGGACCCCTCCTCTGACCACCTCGACAGCCCCCCGGGGTGCTGCGACGGGGTGCTCGGCGAGGCCCCGTACCCCTACGCCAACCCCTGCCAGGTGCTGCCGCTCCCCGGGGGCACTGGGGCCCCGCGCCCCGAGGTCTCCATTGACCTGG ACATGTGGCACCCCGGCTTCTTCATGGAGGAGGGCCGGGACCTGCCCGTGGTCTCCGCACCCGCGTCCTGCACCCTCACCGTCAAGGACCTGCTGCTCTCAGGCAGCTCTGACGCT CCGCAggtgcccagctccctgctgaggcAGAGCCAGGGCCAGTTCCAGGAGCTGGTGCTGACGGAGGACGAGAAGAAGCTGCTGGCGAAGGAgggggtgtccctgcccacgcAGCTGCCCCTCACCAAG tACGAGGAGCGGGTGCTGAAGAAGATCCGTCGGAAGATCAGGAACAAGCAGTCAGCGCAGGAGAGCCGCAAGAAGAAGAAGGAGTACATCGACGGGCTGGAGAGCCG GATGTCAGCGTGCACAGCCCAGaaccaggagctgcagaggaaagtcctgcacctggagaaGCAGAACTC ctccctcctggagcagctgaagaaactCCAGGCCCTCGTGGTGCAGTCGAGCAACAAGGCAGCACAGACGGGGACCTGCATCGCG gtcctgctgctctccttcgCGCTCATCGTCTTCCCCTCCATCAGCCCGTTCGCCCCGAGCAAGGCCGAGGCAGACGGGGACTTCGGACCGGTGCGAG TTTTCTCCAGGTCCCTGCACAACGCCGCTGCCTCCCGCGTGGCTTACGCGCAGCCCCGAGCCAGGGACGAGAAGCCCCCGGAGCCGCTGTGGTCGGAGCACGCAGGCGAAAGCCTCGAGACGCTGCACGAAGCTTTCAGCGGCCGCTCCTTCTCTCCGCGCCCGGATGAGGCTTCGCCCCGCAACAGCAGCCAGCCGCTCGCCTCCGACAGCCTGAGCCACGGGGACAGGGAGCGAGACGGAGCCACGTCGGGGGATGGCAGCACGTCGGGGGGTGGCAGCACGTCGGGGGACGGCCTGGCATCGCTCGCGTGGACCAAGGGCGACCACAGCAGCCGGCCCGCGGTGCTGGAGCCGGCCGAGGAGCTTTAA